The genome window atgtCCTAAGGCAGCACTTTTCCAAATGGAGCCTAACAAAGCGCCAGGACCAGATGGATTCCCGATGGAATTCTATAAATGCCTTTGGGAAACCATTAAATCTGATTTGTTGGCGATGTTTGAGGACTTCCATAAGGGAAATATGCAATTAAATAGTCTCAACTTCGGAGTGATTACTCTTGTTCCAAAAAAGAAGCAACGAAGATTCAACACCATCGGCTGATTTGTTTGTTAAACGTAAGTTTCAAGATCTTCACCAAAGTGATTGCGAATAGAGTTGCTCTAGTAGCTGCAAAGGTCATTAGACCTTCTCAAACGACTTTCATCCCGAGACAGTTTATAATGGAAGGAGTGGTTACTCTCCATGAAACGATTCATGAGATACATAGAAACAAAAGGAATGGGGTCATTTTAAAATTAGATTTTGAAAAAGCTTATGACATGGTTAAATGGCCTTTTGTCCAATAGGTTCTGAGAATGAAAGGTTTCTCATAGTTGTGGTGCTCATGGATTCAAaagatcatgtcaaaaggtagtgTTTCAGTTAAAGTGAATGACGAGTACGACCACTATTTTCAAACCAAGAAAGGAGACAGACAAGGAGATCCGTTGTCCCCTATTTTGTTTAATATAGTGGTTGATATGCTAGCCATTTTAATTAATCGAGCAAAGGAAAGAGGTCAGTTCACAGGTGTCATCCCGCATATTGTTGATGACGGGCTATCCATAATTCAATATGCGGATGACACAATTATCTTTTTAGACAATAATCTTGAAGGGGCAAAGAATATGAAGCTTCTCCTCTGTGCGTTTGCACACCTTTCTGGTCTTAAATTTATTTTTTTCAGAAAAGTGAGCTCTTCTGTTATGGTGCGGCTAAAGAGCTAGAATCGGAATACTCGCAGATTTTTGGTTGTGTAAAAGGTCATTATCCTTTTAAATATCTCGATATTCCGATGCACCACATGAAGCTTAGTAATAAAGATTGGAAGGAATTCGAGGAGAGGTTTAAAAACGTTTAAGTAACTAGAAGGGGAAAATGTTGTTAGTAGGAGGTCGCCAAGTCCTTATTAATTCTGTTCTTATGAGTCTAGTGATGttcatgatgtccttttttggagTGCCCAGAGAAATTCTAGGGAAGCTAGAATGAATAAGATCTCGTTTCTTTTGGAAAGGAGAAGGGCACAAAAATAAATACAGGCTGACTAAGTGGAGTATAGTCTGCACCCCAAGGGACATGGGAGGTTTGGGAGTCCTTGATCTTGACCTTCAGAATAAATGTCTGCTTAGCAAGTGGTTGTTTAAGTTAATCAATGAGGAGGGACTCTGGCAATCGATCCTCCGATGCAAGTATCTGCGGGATAAAACAATTACCCAGGTACAACATTTACCTGGGGATTCTCAGTTTTGGGCGGGTCTTATGAATGTTAAGGAGGAATTCCTAAGACTTGGCCACTTTAGACTGGGGAATGGAACTCAGGTTTGTTTCTGGGAAGATAAATGGATGGGTTACATCCGTATAAAAGATTTGTTTCCTGACTTCTATAACATAGTACATAAAGAAGGGCGACTGTGGCTACCGTTTTGAGAAATAACCAGATTGATGTGGCCTTTCGGAGATCATTAGTTGGTAATAACCTTTTGGCTTGGCATCAGTTGGTGTCTATGGTTATGAGAACTCAACTTACTGATCAAAAGGATTTCTTTATATGGTCTTTACATCAACATGGTAGATTCACAGTTCGCTCAATGTACAGGGCCTTAGTTTTGCCGCAGGTTGTTCCAAGGAACCACTCTCTTTGGAAGCTTAGAATCCCGCTTAAGATTAAAGTTTTCATATGGTACCTTTTGAAAAATATTGCTCTAACTACTGACAATTTAGTAAGAAAACAATGGAAAGGTTGTTTAAAATGTGTGACTTGTATGTTAGATGAATCAATTCAACATCTTTTTTTATTGTCATATTGCTGGGTGTATTTGGCGATGTGTTTAGGTTACTTTTAATATTCCACCTCCTACAAGTATCAACCATGTGTTTGATGGTTGGTTACAGGGGGTGGATATGAAACTTAAGAACAAAATTTGGTTTGGAGCTTGCACCATATGCTAGGTGATTTGGCTATGTCGAAATGATGTGATTTTTAACAATGCTCTAGTACCCACACCTATACCTATGCAGATAATCTTCAGAGGAACTTATTGGATGAGGCAATGGGTGCTGCTACTAAAGGAAGACGCCAGAGCGCAAGTTAGGTTGGGGGTGTCGCCAACTGGAGGTGATAATGATGCAAATTTTTGCAAACAATGGCCGGAACTTCAGTAGTCGCATTTGCTTGTAATAAGTATGTGTGTTTTACCTATGTGTATGGGTTTGGTTTGGTTTTGTGGTGGGATGTAAGACATTATCTATTCGTGAACAGCTACATGCATGTTGTTATGCAGCGTTTGGAATAATAAAATTATTCCCAACTCTAAAAAAAATTATCAGAAGAGCACGGTTACTTTCAAGTTTTAACCAAGCACAACTTTATAATTAACAAACTGGTACAAGAGTTTTACACCACACTTTACTATACAAGTATTCATCCATAGGGGAGGGGACTATAACTTCACAGTACACACTATGGGCAGATAGGGTTCCCTGGTTTCTATAGCATAACTGATGATTTGCTCACAGCCTATATATAGCTATTTACACATAACACACTTATGTGTATTCTCTAGCTCCTCTTATTTATTACCTGAGCAATCATAAACTTCTTAACACAATATATCAGCACATTTACTTCAATGGCTAAGATATCTATTTCATGCGTAGCAGTAGTTCCTGTCTGGTGGTTCTTCACATCATCCTTCACTCCTGAGAAAGGTAAAGCCAAAGACATGCATACTCCATAAGTTTATCTGAACAGTGACCATACTTGTAATGTACTCTTGATAGGAAATCATTTATGTTGCATTTGGATCTGAGTACGTAGCAATGAAACACGGCTCTACTTTTATTTTGTGCTAGCTTTGTATATAAGCATGCCTTCTAGTTTTGTTTAAAACAGGCGCGCGGCTTGTCAATTGTCTACTTAACTATGATTTTCAAGTCATGTGTATTTACAACTACCTCCATTCACATGTATTGAGATGGGTTGAGATGTAATTTATAACCAGCTTAATTTACACCCTAATCCACCTCAATACATGAGGATTGAGGTAAATAATAGAGTATCCAAACAAAGTCTCAAGGGTACGAATGGCTCTGCGTGCCTTTTTAACTTTGAAGAGAGCATGCATGTTGCCTTTTGCAAAAGACACATAGAACTTCCTTCTTTTGCAATAAGTACTGCTGAAAAGGAGATACTAAGTGCCTGTTTGGGAGGGCTCCCGGGCAGCTCTAGCTCCGGCTCTTTGCTGGAGCCCTCCCAAACGACGCCAGGAAAACGGCTCTATATACAGAGCCAGAGCCCGTTTACTCGTAAGGAGCCGGAGCCCAAAAAACTGGCTTTGCACAGCTCCGCTCCTTCTCTCCCACGCGCAGACCTCTGTCCCGGGCGCAGTTCACCGTCGTTCCTCCAGCGACACAGCTCCTCGCGGTCATGGTCCCGGCATGGATCTGTGGTAGCCGAGCCCAGATCTGGTGGGCTGGGGGTTGGGGCTAGTCGTGCCGCCATGGAGCCTTGGCCGGCGCCCCGTCCTTGGCTCGTCCTTGCCGGCGCCCTGTTCGGCGGATCGTCGGGCGCCGTGTGGAGATCGGTGCCATACTGCCATGGAACCCAAGGTGTTCAAAAATACGCTGGTCCACTTCATGTACACCAACACGCTGGCACCCATGGAGAAAGAACAGCAGGGCGTCGTCGCAATGATCTAGGATCTGCTCGCAGCGGCGCATCAGTACAAGCTCAAGATGCTGAAGTTCTTGAGATGCTGTGTTAGCACATCGAGTTGGACATGGTTGCCAGGACCATGGCGCCATGAGAAGAATACACAAGGAGCTATTTTTGCCAAACGATTTAGAAAAAGCACCGGCTCCTATGGATAAGCTGCTCTTGTAAAGGAGTAGGAGCGAGAGCCATATTTCCAGAAGCCGGAGCCCTCCCAAACGggccctaaagtgcatgtctgccACAAGCCTAGAAGTCTGGAACTGAAGTATAAGGGTTAGAGTACAAGATATTAACTCTTGTTTTGGGCCACGGAGATTATTTGGTTAGGGTTAAAATCTCACATGGTTAAGCGACAATGTGACTCTAGGTGCCTAACATTTTGAACAAGCTATAGAGCCAATTCCGCATACCTAGTGTAGTGGTAACATCGAGCTGTCTCACTGAGTCACTGGGTCACATGTTCTTAGCAGCCTCTTCGTATTTGCCTGAGAAAGGCTTGTCCTTGATTTATCCCTTATGAAGACCCACTTATGTAGGAGCCTCTAGCACTAGCGCCTACCCTTTTTTACAGAGCCAGTTCCTGGGGCTGTGTACAAACTGCAAGCCAGCTTGGTCACACACCAGCAGGATTGGAGGCTACTGCATGCATGATGACCTGACTGAATCTCAAATATGTGTCGTCGTCGCTATGTTTAAGTTATTTAgtttctgtaatattacaagcgctCTAATGTTGCATCCAACCTAACGGGCAGAACAGCAAATTAAAGGAAACGACACAGTGTTACCCATCTAGGGCATGATGCATGGTTGTAATGGCTGACACCTTCCTTGTGTTACCTTAGTTCCAAGCTCCCTGCGTGTTGTAGTTGGGGAATGGAACTCTGCCGGATTCGATGAGCGTGACATCCTCATTAAGGATCTCGTGATGGCGGCGAACCTCGTCGGCTGTCTTGATGCCACCCATGGCACGGGCCACCTTGTGCCAGCGGTCGGGTGTGCCCGCGCCGTAGCAGGCTAGGGCCTCCTCGAACAGCTTGTTCTCCTTTTTGCTCCACTCGGAATCAATGGTAACGTTGTGAGACGAAGAGCTCCTGGACCCAGACATCTCTGGTTTTATGTGTAGACTGATCTTCTTGTTGGATGGCTGGACTGAAGTCGTTTTTAGCTCTTGCAAGCTCTGCTGTTTTGATCTCGTTGCTGCTATAGGGTGGCTACTATTTATAGGCACTTGGCAAACGTGAACTGCTTGCTGTTCACGTTGCCGTCCTCCTTTGCTGTAGGCTCAAAGCTTCAAAGGCTACAGATTCTCTCATGTTTTGAACTCGGGATTCACTACAGGAGTGGTGTGTGCACGTGGACGTGCGTGGGCATCGTGGAAAAAGGGAATCCCAATACATTCTGTTCTGCGTATATAGGTAAACTGATGATCCTATTAATTTGTTCTTCAAACCTTCTGACATTGCGTTACATTGTCAATAGTCAGATATGACATGTCTGCGGAAATGCTATTGGATCACGTTATTTTCTTTACAGCAGAAATGCTATTGGATCACGTTAAGGCTAGTCCATACCCTAATAGCAGTTGAAAATGGTTTCTTGAAAATAATATTTGAattaaatataaaagtgcagagtgTGATCTATATATATTGTGCCTTTTTCCTTAAAAATGATGAGATGAGCATGGCTTCTCTTGACTAAGAGGTTATTGCAGTTTTTAGTAAAGttacatatgtggaacatgtataaCTATGTAATAAGCCGTAATTATGTCAAAAAATGTGATTCTAATTGGCACTTTGTACAGCGGTCACACCATAAGACACTACCAAGAAACCGAGATTTCATGAGGGTTTTTTTTTTGTGAGATGCATAAACAAATTGCCatgcaacaaacaaaaaaaaCCGTGAAGGCATTATTATTACATGAAGTGTCCACAAAAAAATCGAGGTCACAACTATAGGCTACCACGTATGTATCAATGTATCGCTGGACTTATTTGAGCCCCTGTTGCTTGCCATTTCATTTGTAGTTAGCACACAAAAAGGTTGTCACTTTGtagtcactaccggaatcagcttctttgccgtgtgttctaaacacacggcaaaggctattttacactcggcaaagcctttgccgagtgtaacactcggcaaagaacgctcggcgaactgtacatcggcaacagcttctttgccgagtactttttgtcgggcactcggcaaagactttgccgagtgccatttggcactcggcaaagaaaagtcaccgtcacggcgccaagtgacggtgacggatcctttaccgagtgccaacggcgacactcggcaaagactggtctagtggaccccacagccagtctctgtgccgagagccctagtaggcactcggcaaaggaggtttctttgccgagtgtctggtggactggcactcggcaaagaaccctccagtgggcccctttgccagtccctttgccgagtgccttggcaacggcactcggcaaagacatctttgccggttcccaggtttccttctttgccgagtgccattgtcagcactcggcaaagatggctttaccggttcccaggtttccttctttgccgagtgccatggtcatagcactcggcaaagcgacctttgccgagtgttacactcggcaaagtgaccaggatgtcccttttttatttgtttttgctgttccatccaaacaaacaaaagatatatatcattcacatcacattatatatcattcgcatcacagaatcaacacatttatcatcaacaccatatatatcacaaatatcaccacataaatcaggtttcacagcacataagtctcattaagtatctcacaagaccaagtataactaacatcaccaacactcacaaatataagtttggatcatcacaaaacagatataagtctggatcatcactaacatcaccaagtatctcacaagaccaagtctagccaaacatcaccaacactcacaagaccaagtctggatcatcaacgaggtgggcatctggactggttcggcgaagggctggacgaagcatgagggttgttcgacgccgccgattgacgctGCACAGAGaatagattgtatgtgtgagaacatatgaatatatatcatgcagtactaaaattttgatactcacaggagtagtgaactcagcagggtcagttgcagggaacaacggaggtggtggagcatgaccctgtgcggcgccaaggctctgcacgtACGCGAACAAATCcgacatcctcttctccagctcctcacgttgcctcctctcatcatctagctgagtctgtaatatttcgccctaatgttacgataatgcaaagagaagatatataaaaattaatgaacgatgaatagataaggaataacctggagttgctggatacgatgctgtgaggtgtcctgccgaggtcgtatggctgggctcgcgctcgtgctccttgctcgcacctgagagagagtgggagtggaggacgagtcgattgccccgtcggcaatccagtaccgcccatgcctcttgcctcctccgaccctcatgaggacatctccgtcgatgtcctcggtcctcggatcgtaatctggcccatggacctccttggccattgcggtgtactcactgagtcggctgtggatggcggggttggtgtacgcctcgggcccgtcatccgggttgtaggtgacgtcggacgtcgccttccccttgtgggccatggcatatgccgagaacgtggagcaaggcgcgccaccatgtgccgccgactgcgagaaaaccaacgatatggttagaaatcatgtctaatcgaaagttatatacctaaataaaaaagagcgcgtacccatgcttccgcgtatttgcccaggctgcggctgccttg of Zea mays cultivar B73 chromosome 8, Zm-B73-REFERENCE-NAM-5.0, whole genome shotgun sequence contains these proteins:
- the LOC100281900 gene encoding protein RADIALIS-like 3 isoform X1, with the protein product MSGSRSSSSHNVTIDSEWSKKENKLFEEALACYGAGTPDRWHKVARAMGGIKTADEVRRHHEILNEDVTLIESGRVPFPNYNTQGAWN